One window from the genome of Oryctolagus cuniculus chromosome 1, mOryCun1.1, whole genome shotgun sequence encodes:
- the LOC100351061 gene encoding LOW QUALITY PROTEIN: Na(+)/H(+) exchange regulatory cofactor NHE-RF3 (The sequence of the model RefSeq protein was modified relative to this genomic sequence to represent the inferred CDS: inserted 3 bases in 2 codons; deleted 1 base in 1 codon; substituted 1 base at 1 genomic stop codon), with amino-acid sequence MNGGVETWTQPRLCYLVKQGNSYSFSLKTVQGKKGMHMTDIIPQSVARKAGVLADDHLIEVNEENVEDASHEEVVEKVKKLGNRIMFLLVDKETEKRHSEQKXEFRREAASLKLLPHQPRIVEMKKGSSGYGFYLKAGLEXRGQIIKDIDSGSPAEVAGLKNNDLVIAVNGKSVEALDHDGVMELIKKGGDQTSLLVVDKEADSMYRLAHFSPFLYYQSQELPNGSVKEVAASTPVPLEVSSPDPTEEVEDHKPKLCRLDKGENGYGFHLNAIWGLPGSFVKEVQKGSPADSAGLEDEDIIIEVNEVNVLDEPYEKVVDRIQSSGENVTLLVXGKKAYEYFQAKKIPVVSSMALPLAIPPDSQGVLAELEYNLHEAKERAHSTATNSSSNSEDTEL; translated from the exons ATGAATGGAGGAGTGGAGACCTGGACGCAGCCGCGACTCTGCTACCTGGTGAAGCAGGGGAACAGCTACAGCTTCTCCCTGAAAACCGTCCAAGGTAAAAAGGGCATGCACATGACTGATATCATCCCTCAAAGCGTGGCTAGGAAGGCTGGTGTCCTTGCTGATGACCACTTGATTGAAGTGAATGAAGAGAATGTAGAAGATGCCAGTCACGAGGAGGTGGTTGAAAAGGTGAAGAAGTTGGGAAACCGTATCATGTTCCTTCTGGTGGACAAAGAAACTGAGAAACGGCACAGCGAGCAGAA AGAGTTCAGGAGAGAAGCGGCCAGTTTAAAGCTGCTGCCCCACCAGCCCCGCATTGTGGAGATGAAGAAGGGAAGCAGTGGCTATGGTTTCTATCTGAAGGCAGGCCTAGAATAGAGAGGCCAAATCATCAAGGACATAGATTCTGGAAGTCCAGCAGAGGTGGCTGGCTTGAAGAACAATGACCTGGTAATTGCTGTCAACGGCAAGTCTGTGGAAGCCCTTGATCATGATGGTGTGATGGAGCTGATTAAAAAGGGTGGAGATCAGACTTCACTGTTGGTGGTGGACAAAGAGGCGGACAGCATGTATAGACTGGctcatttttctccatttctctactATCAA AGTCAAGAACTGCCTAATGGTTCTGTCAAGGAGGTTGCAGCTTCTACCCCTGTTCCTCTGGAGGTCTCAAGTCCAGATCCTACAGAGGAAGTAGAAGATCATAAGCCTAAACTCTGCAGGCTGGATAAAGGGGAAAATGGCTATGGCTTTCACTTAAATGCGATCTGGGGCCTGCCAGGCTCATTCGTCAAAGAGGTACAGAAGGGCAGCCCTGCTGACTCAGCTGGGTTGGAGGATGAGGATATCATCATTGAAGTGAATGAGGTGAACGTGCTGGATGAACCCTATGAGAAGGTGGTGGACAGAATCCAAAGCAGTGGGGAAAATGTCACACTATTAG TGGGAAAGAAGGCCTATGAATATTTCCAAGCTAAGAAAATCCCTGTTGTTTCCTCCATGGCTCTTCCATTGGCTATACCTCCAGATTCTCAAGGAGTGTTGGCGGAATTGGAGTACAACTTGCACGAGGCAAAAGAACGAGCACACAGTACAGCTACAAATTCTTCTTCCAATTCTGAAGATACTGAGCTGTAA